Genomic DNA from Fervidobacterium thailandense:
CCGAGCTTTTATCCGTACACCGGTTTTGTCCCGGGACTCAAAGCGTTCATTGCAGCGGTTTTCGGAGGTATCGGTTCTATCGGTGGTGCAGTTGTTGGAGGTATTCTACTTGGGGTAATCGAGATGATGATAATTACGTTCTTCCCAACGTTGATGCAATACAAAGACGCTTTCGCGTTCATAATCCTTATAGTCATTCTTCTAGTCAAACCTGCTGGCTTGCTCGGTAAGCGAGCTGTTGAAAAAGTTTGAGCAGGGGATGGTGAAAGTGATGAGGACGATGAAAGAAAAGACTCGCAGGGATTTGACATTAACGGTGCTCTTTGTGATATTCGCAGCCATCTTACTGCAGGTTGCAAACGTTAAATTCGACTCGTACCAAAAACAAGTGCTTTCTTTGATGGCCATTTACGGTATCATGGCTGTTAGCTTAAACCTCGTGAACGGAATAACCGGGGTTTTCTCGCTTGGACACGCTGGATTCATTTTACTTGGTGCGTACACTTCCGCACTGCTCACAATCCCACCGGAACAAAAAGCAATGATCTTTATCATAGAACCGGCGCATCCGTTGATTGCAAATTTGCACACGGATTTCTTCACGGCAACAATTGTGGCAGGATTGGTATCCGCGTTGGGTGCTTTTATCATAGGATTTCCGGTTCTCAGGCTTTCCGGTGATTATCTGGCTATCGCTTCCTTGGGATTCTCAGAAGTTTTGAGGATTTTGGCGCTGAACTTGCAATCCATCACCAATGGTTCGCTCGGTCTGAAAGGAATTCCGAATTATACGAATATATGGTGGAGTTGGGGTTGGCTACTCGTCACGGTTCTTTTCGTTGTGAGTCTTGTCAAGAGCTCGTACGGACGCGCGTTGCTTGCCATAAGGGAAAATCCCATCGCTGCGGAAGCAATGGGAATTAACGTTTTCAAGCATACGCTCCTTTCTTTCGTTATCAGCGCATTCTTTGCGGGCGTCAGTGGTTCCTTGTACGCTCACTGGCTCACCACGATAGATCCGAGGATAACAACTTTTGGACCAGTGCTTACTTATTACGTCTTGATCATGGTGGTACTTGGTGGACTGGGCAGTGTTAGCGGTTCGATAATTGGTGCCATACTCTTTGCGTTCCTCATGGAATGGTTAAGGATGTTCGAGCAACCATTCACGCTCTTTGGTAGGCAATACCCCGCAATTCAAGGTATGAGGATGCTGGTGTTGTCCGTACTCTTCGTGGTGACGATGATCGTCTGGAAACGCGGGCTCTTTGGAAGGGCTGAAATCACTTGGGATGGGATTATCAAGTTGCTGAAAAAGTTTAGAAGGAGTGGTTCCAAATGAGTCAGAACACTCAAATTAAACCGCAAAGGAATCCTATCCTGAAACTTGAGCACGTTACAATGCGTTTTGGCGGACTTACTGCCGTAGATGATTTTGACAACGTCGCTTATGAAGGTGAGATACTCGGTATCATAGGTCCAAACGGTGCAGGTAAGACGACCGTTTTCAACGTAATCACCGGTATCTACTTTCCAACGTCTGGCAGGATTATTTTTGATGGAATAGACATAACACCGTACAAACCTCACCAGATTACGCACCTTGGAATTGCCAGGACGTTCCAGAATATAAGGCTTTTTGGAGATCTCACCGTTCTTGATAACGTACTGGTAGCTCAACATCATTTACTTTCTACAAGAGATGCTGACAGGATACTCGTTCAACATGGAAAAGAACCGAAGGTGAAGGGACATCTTTGGTTTTGGAGGGCGGTCTTTAAAATTGGTTATAGGGAGAAGGAAATGCAAATGGTCGAGGAAGCCATGAATTTACTTCGAAAGGTTCAGCTCGACCACTTAGCTTACGAAAAAGCTTCCTCACTTCCGTACGGTCAGCAGCGAAAACTCGAGATTGCACGTGCCCTTGCAACAGAGCCAAAATTATTACTCCTGGACGAGCCCGCGGCTGGGATGAACCCGAAGGAGTCAGAGGAACTGATGGAGTTCATAAAGTACATACGTGACGAATTCAAACTAACGGTTATTCTTATCGAACACGATATGAAGGTCGTTATGGGCGTCTGCGAACGCATCATCGTTATGGATTCTGGAAAGATAATAGCCGAAGGTACTCCTCAGGAAATTAGCAGAAACCCGAGAGTCATCGAAGCTTACCTGGGTAAGGAGTGGGAACATGCCAATACTTGAAATAGAAGGACTTCACGTTTATTACGGTGCGATCCATGCGATAAAGGGTATCAGCTTTAAAGTGGAACCAGGTAAAATCGTCACGCTCATAGGAGCCAACGGTGCAGGTAAAACGACCACGCTTTCAACTATTGCAGGTCTCATAAAACCTCGCAGGGGAAAGATAATATACAACGGCCACGAAATACAAGGACTACCACCACACGCAATAAACAGGATGGGAATTTGTCTTGTTCCCGAGGGAAGAAGGATATTCCCCAACCTAACGGTCATGGAGAATCTCATGATGGGGGCCTACAATAGGAAGGATAAGAACGGTGTGAAACAAGATCTTGAATGGGTCTTCTCGCTCTTCCCGCGCTTGGCTGAGCGGAAGAACCAACTGGGGGGTACACTCTCAGGTGGCGAGCAGCAGATGCTGGCCATCTCGAGAGGTCTAATGAGTCGTCCGAGGGTAATGATGATGGATGAACCTTCTCTGGGGCTGGCACCGATTTTGGTTGAAGAGGTCTTTGAGATAATAAAGAAGATAAACAAAGAAGGGGTAACTATTTTGCTTGTCGAACAAAACGCGGTCGGTGCGTTGAAAATATCCGATTACGGCTACGTACTCGAGACTGGGAACATCACCTTAGAAGGTCCCGCTAAGGAACTCCTTGCAAATGAACAAGTGAAGAAAGCCTACCTCGGTCTGTAATTAAGAGCCAAAGAAAGTAAGAAGAGCCCGTTGAGGGCTCTTCTTTTTCGCTGTTTCGCTGGTACATGCGGATTGCCCTTCAAAATCTCGAATTGCTCGCGTTGTTTTTTCTAAACCTTGGCCACTGAGAATTTTCCAAGCCCGGTGAAAGGCTTTGGATAGCGTAAAATGTACCATCGAAATTCCCGATACATACAAACCCATCGGAAGTGATGGCGGGACTGGACCAGACGAATGGTTGCGTGGCTTCGTAGTACCATGCAATAGTACCATCCTCAACTTTTAGTGCGTAAAGTTTCTTATCCCAGCTTGCCACATAAAGGAATCCGTATTTTCCCAGAGCTGGTGTCGAGTATATTTGTCCTTCAGTCTGGAAGCTCCACTTTACCGAACCGTTTTCACCATTTAGTGCGTAGACGCGGTTATCCCTACTCGCTATGTAAACTGTACCATCCGGCCCAATCACTGGACTTGAGAGG
This window encodes:
- a CDS encoding branched-chain amino acid ABC transporter permease → MRTMKEKTRRDLTLTVLFVIFAAILLQVANVKFDSYQKQVLSLMAIYGIMAVSLNLVNGITGVFSLGHAGFILLGAYTSALLTIPPEQKAMIFIIEPAHPLIANLHTDFFTATIVAGLVSALGAFIIGFPVLRLSGDYLAIASLGFSEVLRILALNLQSITNGSLGLKGIPNYTNIWWSWGWLLVTVLFVVSLVKSSYGRALLAIRENPIAAEAMGINVFKHTLLSFVISAFFAGVSGSLYAHWLTTIDPRITTFGPVLTYYVLIMVVLGGLGSVSGSIIGAILFAFLMEWLRMFEQPFTLFGRQYPAIQGMRMLVLSVLFVVTMIVWKRGLFGRAEITWDGIIKLLKKFRRSGSK
- a CDS encoding ABC transporter ATP-binding protein: MSQNTQIKPQRNPILKLEHVTMRFGGLTAVDDFDNVAYEGEILGIIGPNGAGKTTVFNVITGIYFPTSGRIIFDGIDITPYKPHQITHLGIARTFQNIRLFGDLTVLDNVLVAQHHLLSTRDADRILVQHGKEPKVKGHLWFWRAVFKIGYREKEMQMVEEAMNLLRKVQLDHLAYEKASSLPYGQQRKLEIARALATEPKLLLLDEPAAGMNPKESEELMEFIKYIRDEFKLTVILIEHDMKVVMGVCERIIVMDSGKIIAEGTPQEISRNPRVIEAYLGKEWEHANT
- a CDS encoding ABC transporter ATP-binding protein, whose product is MPILEIEGLHVYYGAIHAIKGISFKVEPGKIVTLIGANGAGKTTTLSTIAGLIKPRRGKIIYNGHEIQGLPPHAINRMGICLVPEGRRIFPNLTVMENLMMGAYNRKDKNGVKQDLEWVFSLFPRLAERKNQLGGTLSGGEQQMLAISRGLMSRPRVMMMDEPSLGLAPILVEEVFEIIKKINKEGVTILLVEQNAVGALKISDYGYVLETGNITLEGPAKELLANEQVKKAYLGL